The following coding sequences are from one Streptomyces venezuelae window:
- a CDS encoding alpha/beta hydrolase-fold protein — protein MRPAADTGNAFAEYALSGEPGTEAFWSAARSPVSLPADDGDGWRTLFLWRGSRASIGFESWSDPVPLTRWADSDCWYAEVRMPARLRVTYQFLVGEQAYADPLNPHGAGGDRSIAATPDAPAQPHWPAVGADDTLPLPGTRIRWTSERLGGRRTVRVHAVAGGGPLVLLLDGDDWLYLHPAMTAFESAVAAGEMEPVTLVFLPSKDRLGEFGCDPALWEAVRDELLPLVAGSGVPADPERLVVAGQSLGGLSAMYAALDFPGLVSRVACQSPSFWWTPDAMASKDPLGGPVGGTMAARLRAERPDLSGLRIAFDVGEHEPQMLPHCELTETLVEEAGATVRVSRAAAGHDRAGWRHALLRDVAWALS, from the coding sequence ATGCGCCCCGCGGCCGACACCGGGAACGCCTTCGCCGAGTACGCACTGTCCGGTGAGCCGGGCACCGAAGCCTTCTGGTCGGCTGCCCGGAGCCCCGTCTCCCTGCCCGCCGACGACGGCGACGGCTGGCGGACCCTGTTCCTGTGGCGCGGCTCGCGGGCGAGCATCGGTTTCGAGAGCTGGTCGGACCCCGTGCCCCTGACCCGTTGGGCCGACTCGGACTGCTGGTACGCCGAAGTACGCATGCCCGCGCGGCTGCGCGTGACCTATCAGTTCCTGGTGGGAGAGCAGGCGTACGCCGACCCGCTCAACCCGCACGGCGCCGGCGGCGACCGCTCCATCGCGGCGACCCCCGACGCGCCCGCCCAGCCCCACTGGCCGGCCGTCGGAGCCGACGACACCCTCCCCCTGCCCGGCACCCGGATCCGCTGGACCAGTGAGCGGCTCGGCGGGCGGCGCACCGTGCGGGTCCACGCGGTGGCAGGCGGCGGCCCGTTGGTGCTGCTGCTCGACGGGGACGACTGGCTCTACCTGCACCCCGCCATGACCGCCTTCGAGTCGGCCGTCGCCGCCGGTGAGATGGAGCCGGTCACCCTCGTCTTCCTGCCGTCCAAGGACAGGCTGGGCGAGTTCGGGTGCGATCCCGCGCTGTGGGAGGCGGTGCGGGACGAACTGCTGCCTCTGGTGGCCGGGAGCGGCGTGCCTGCGGACCCGGAGCGTCTGGTGGTCGCCGGGCAGAGCCTCGGCGGGCTCAGCGCGATGTACGCGGCGCTGGACTTCCCCGGCCTGGTGTCCCGGGTGGCGTGCCAGTCGCCGTCGTTCTGGTGGACGCCCGACGCGATGGCGTCCAAGGACCCGCTGGGCGGTCCGGTGGGCGGCACCATGGCCGCACGGCTGCGCGCGGAACGCCCCGACCTGTCCGGCCTGCGCATCGCGTTCGACGTCGGCGAGCACGAGCCGCAGATGCTCCCCCACTGCGAGCTGACCGAGACCCTGGTCGAGGAGGCCGGGGCGACCGTACGGGTCTCGCGGGCGGCCGCCGGCCACGACCGCGCGGGCTGGCGGCACGCCCTCCTCAGGGACGTCGCCTGGGCGCTCTCCTGA
- a CDS encoding MbtH family protein has translation MSTNPFDDPDGRFLVLVNDEGQHSLWPSFAEVPGGWTTAFGEDSRDACLEYIETNWTDLRPRSLVASMEG, from the coding sequence ATGAGCACCAACCCCTTCGACGACCCCGACGGCCGCTTCCTGGTCCTGGTGAACGACGAAGGACAGCACTCGCTCTGGCCGTCCTTCGCCGAGGTGCCCGGCGGCTGGACGACCGCCTTCGGCGAGGACTCGCGGGACGCCTGCCTGGAGTACATCGAGACCAACTGGACGGACCTGCGGCCGCGTTCCCTCGTGGCGTCGATGGAGGGCTGA
- a CDS encoding GNAT family N-acetyltransferase: MITATPRPAPLRELPAHELSAGAPARVPVVRPAREEDAAELAALSRPFVRSGALRERSVSVYADHAADFLVMAVPGGPLEGCVGLRVHPADPARGRGPVGVLYNFCVAGHRQGRGVGAGLMRAVLAAARAKSLHALFTATTGGGDLFLRYGFAPAAVWTAPSAWAESLDPRRNARVLARSL; the protein is encoded by the coding sequence TTGATCACGGCTACGCCGCGCCCTGCCCCGCTGCGCGAACTCCCCGCGCACGAACTTTCCGCGGGAGCGCCCGCCAGGGTGCCCGTCGTGCGCCCGGCCCGTGAGGAGGACGCCGCCGAACTCGCCGCGCTGTCCCGGCCCTTCGTGCGTTCGGGCGCGCTGCGCGAGAGGTCGGTCTCGGTCTACGCCGACCATGCCGCCGACTTCCTCGTCATGGCCGTACCCGGTGGTCCCCTCGAAGGCTGCGTGGGCCTGCGGGTGCATCCGGCCGACCCGGCGCGGGGCCGTGGACCGGTGGGCGTGCTCTACAACTTCTGCGTGGCCGGGCATCGGCAGGGTCGCGGAGTGGGGGCGGGGCTCATGCGCGCCGTACTGGCCGCCGCCCGCGCCAAGTCGCTCCATGCGCTGTTCACGGCGACGACGGGTGGGGGAGACCTGTTCCTGCGGTACGGATTCGCCCCCGCGGCGGTGTGGACGGCGCCGTCGGCGTGGGCGGAGTCCCTGGACCCGCGGCGCAACGCGCGGGTACTCGCCAGGAGCTTGTGA
- a CDS encoding amidohydrolase translates to MLCKRLTNARFLTMDPDHPVAHDLGILRGRIAGLDAAVTSRHAREVIDLQGATVLPGFIDAHVHLAWTGLKEDTPSIAGRTRVDDVLAVVAAAAARERTPGSWLHIAGYDQRALGRHLTAAELDTVSRGHKVYVLHDSGHGCVVNSAVLDLLPPGTPHENGFLAEGAMGAARALRLPYSQRELAEAIGRAARTCLAEGVTACAEAGIGGTLFGHSPVELGAYQLARDEGLLPLRVQLMVAAERLRPVAAHEDDGFPRALDLGLRTGFGDDWLSVGALKVYTDGGMMARTAALSRPYEGLGHAGQLQDDPDTLTDLIVDGHLAGWQLAVHAIGDRAADLALDALERAQRLRPRPTARHRIEHAGLIRPDQLPRFARLGVSAVVQPTFLHSFGDDYAAIMGEERAPWLYRGRAFLDHGIPLVGSSDRPVTDGAPLRAVQFMVERASGTGRVIGPAEGITVEEALHAYTVAGARACHWEDTLGTLTPGKRADLVVLGDDPRRVDTSRIGDIEVVTTYVEGAETALRDS, encoded by the coding sequence ATGCTCTGCAAGAGGCTGACGAACGCGCGCTTCCTCACCATGGATCCGGACCACCCCGTCGCCCACGACCTGGGCATCCTGCGGGGCCGGATCGCGGGCCTCGACGCGGCCGTGACCTCACGGCACGCGCGCGAGGTGATCGATCTGCAGGGCGCCACCGTGCTGCCCGGCTTCATCGACGCCCACGTGCACCTGGCCTGGACCGGGCTCAAGGAGGACACCCCGAGCATCGCGGGCCGCACCCGCGTCGACGACGTGCTCGCCGTCGTGGCGGCCGCCGCGGCCCGCGAACGCACACCCGGCTCCTGGCTGCACATCGCCGGATACGACCAGCGGGCCCTCGGCCGCCATCTGACCGCCGCCGAACTGGACACGGTCAGCCGGGGCCACAAGGTGTACGTCCTGCACGACTCCGGACACGGCTGCGTCGTCAACTCCGCCGTCCTGGACCTGCTGCCGCCCGGCACCCCGCACGAGAACGGCTTCCTCGCCGAGGGCGCGATGGGCGCCGCCCGCGCGCTGCGCCTGCCGTACTCCCAGCGCGAACTGGCCGAGGCGATCGGGCGGGCCGCACGCACCTGTCTGGCCGAGGGCGTCACCGCGTGCGCCGAGGCGGGCATCGGCGGCACCCTCTTCGGCCACAGCCCGGTCGAGCTCGGCGCCTACCAACTCGCCCGCGACGAAGGGCTGCTGCCCCTGCGCGTCCAGCTCATGGTCGCCGCGGAACGGCTCCGCCCGGTCGCCGCGCACGAGGACGACGGCTTCCCCAGGGCCCTCGACCTGGGCCTGCGCACGGGCTTCGGCGACGACTGGCTCTCCGTGGGCGCGCTGAAGGTGTACACCGACGGCGGCATGATGGCCCGGACCGCGGCGCTCAGCAGACCGTACGAAGGACTCGGCCACGCGGGCCAGTTGCAGGACGACCCGGACACGCTCACCGACCTGATCGTCGACGGACACCTGGCGGGCTGGCAGCTCGCCGTCCACGCCATCGGCGACCGCGCGGCCGACCTCGCCCTGGACGCCCTGGAGCGGGCCCAGCGCCTCCGGCCGCGGCCCACCGCACGGCACCGCATCGAACACGCGGGCCTCATCCGCCCCGACCAGCTCCCGCGGTTCGCGCGGCTCGGCGTCTCCGCGGTCGTCCAGCCCACCTTCCTCCACAGCTTCGGCGACGACTACGCCGCGATCATGGGCGAGGAGCGGGCGCCCTGGCTCTACCGCGGCCGCGCGTTCCTGGACCACGGCATCCCGCTGGTCGGCAGCTCCGACCGCCCCGTCACGGACGGCGCCCCGCTGCGCGCCGTGCAGTTCATGGTCGAGCGCGCGTCCGGGACCGGCCGCGTGATCGGCCCGGCCGAGGGCATCACCGTCGAAGAGGCCCTGCACGCCTACACGGTGGCCGGCGCCCGCGCCTGCCACTGGGAGGACACGTTGGGCACCCTCACGCCGGGCAAGCGCGCCGACCTGGTGGTGCTCGGCGACGACCCCCGACGTGTCGACACGTCACGTATCGGCGACATCGAGGTGGTCACGACGTACGTGGAGGGGGCGGAGACGGCCCTCAGGGACTCGTGA
- the helR gene encoding RNA polymerase recycling motor ATPase HelR, with product MTSSSAFNLPANLSPKAEPELIARDERHFAAIAECLDQTVAELSGRLDTLRKAPGGIGREAMDRDSEIHRVSGRLRALRRFGLDLCLGRVVVQDDNRNDSDDNDDSDTEPLYVGRLGLTDSEGRRLLVDWRSPAAEPFFAATHANPMGLASRRRYRWTGGRISDYWDEVFTADGLEHHAALDDQSAFIASLGGKRSARMRDVLGTIQSDQDAIIRAGSRGALVVDGGPGTGKTVVALHRSAYLLYSDPRLGHHRRGGGVLFVGPHEPYLGYVADVLPSLGEEGVQTCTLRDLVAEGAAAVPESDPDVARLKSTADMVRAIEKAVRFYEEPPTDAYTVSTPWADVRVSADDWAEAFRAPGPGTPHNEAREVIWEELATILMDKLGMGEDTEAYDDGGVPAETFLRSLRQDRELVTTLHRAWPLIEAADLVSDLWTVPAYLRMCAPWLGLDEVAKLQRKEAPQAWTVSDLPLLDAARQRLGDPEAARRKRRHDAAVAAERERMAGVIDEILSAADFSSAGDDSEGAVRMLRGRDLQDTLIDGSALPAEDPDRLAGPFVHVVVDEAQELTDAEWQMLLLRCPSRSFTIVGDRAQARHGFTESWEERLGRAGIDRMTMAALSINYRTPEEVMAEAEPVIRAEIPDANVPTSIRSSGIPVVHGPVADLDRVLGTWLDAHDDGVACVIADQAFHEKFRQRCQVPSRVRSLTPELSKGLEFDLVVLVDPETFGEGVEGAVDRYVAMTRATQRLVVLTSP from the coding sequence CTGACCAGCAGCAGCGCGTTCAACCTGCCCGCCAATCTCTCGCCCAAGGCCGAGCCGGAGCTGATCGCTCGCGACGAGCGGCACTTCGCGGCGATCGCGGAGTGCCTCGACCAGACGGTCGCCGAACTCTCCGGCCGTCTCGACACCCTGCGCAAGGCGCCCGGCGGCATCGGCCGGGAGGCCATGGACCGGGACTCGGAGATCCACCGGGTCAGCGGCCGGCTGCGCGCCCTGCGGCGTTTCGGTCTCGACCTCTGTCTGGGACGAGTGGTCGTCCAGGACGACAACCGCAACGACAGCGACGACAACGACGACTCCGACACCGAGCCCCTGTACGTAGGCCGTCTCGGGCTCACCGACAGCGAGGGCCGTCGTCTGCTCGTCGACTGGCGTTCGCCCGCCGCCGAGCCGTTCTTCGCGGCGACCCACGCCAACCCGATGGGTCTGGCGAGCCGCCGCAGGTACCGCTGGACCGGCGGCCGGATCAGCGACTACTGGGACGAGGTCTTCACCGCCGACGGCCTCGAACACCACGCCGCGCTCGACGACCAGTCCGCCTTCATCGCGAGCCTCGGCGGGAAGCGTTCGGCCCGGATGCGTGACGTGCTCGGCACCATCCAGTCCGACCAGGACGCGATCATCCGCGCGGGCTCCCGCGGGGCGCTCGTCGTCGACGGCGGGCCCGGCACGGGCAAGACCGTCGTCGCCCTGCACCGTTCCGCGTACCTCCTCTACTCCGATCCCCGGCTCGGCCACCACCGCCGCGGCGGCGGGGTGCTGTTCGTCGGCCCGCACGAGCCCTATCTGGGGTACGTCGCCGACGTCCTGCCCAGCCTCGGCGAGGAGGGCGTGCAGACCTGCACCCTGCGCGACCTGGTCGCCGAGGGCGCCGCGGCCGTCCCCGAGAGCGACCCGGACGTGGCACGCCTGAAGTCGACCGCGGACATGGTGCGGGCGATCGAGAAGGCCGTCCGGTTCTACGAGGAGCCGCCCACGGACGCGTACACGGTCTCCACGCCCTGGGCCGACGTACGGGTGAGCGCCGACGACTGGGCCGAGGCCTTCCGGGCGCCGGGCCCGGGCACCCCGCACAACGAGGCACGGGAGGTGATCTGGGAGGAGCTGGCCACGATCCTCATGGACAAGCTCGGCATGGGCGAGGACACGGAGGCGTACGACGACGGCGGCGTCCCGGCCGAGACGTTCCTGCGGTCGCTGCGCCAGGACAGGGAACTGGTCACGACGCTCCACCGCGCGTGGCCGCTGATCGAAGCCGCGGACCTCGTGTCCGACCTGTGGACGGTCCCCGCTTATCTGCGGATGTGCGCGCCCTGGCTCGGCCTCGACGAGGTCGCGAAGCTCCAGCGCAAGGAAGCCCCGCAGGCCTGGACCGTGTCCGACCTGCCGCTCCTGGACGCCGCGCGGCAGCGGCTCGGCGACCCGGAGGCGGCGCGGCGCAAGCGGCGCCACGACGCCGCCGTCGCCGCCGAGCGCGAGCGCATGGCCGGTGTCATCGACGAGATCCTCTCGGCCGCGGACTTCTCGTCGGCCGGTGACGACAGCGAGGGCGCGGTGCGGATGCTGCGCGGCAGGGACCTCCAGGACACGCTGATCGACGGGAGCGCGCTGCCCGCGGAGGACCCGGACCGGCTCGCGGGCCCGTTCGTGCACGTCGTCGTGGACGAGGCGCAGGAACTCACCGACGCGGAGTGGCAGATGCTGCTGCTGCGCTGTCCTTCGCGGAGCTTCACCATCGTCGGTGACCGGGCCCAGGCGCGGCACGGCTTCACGGAGTCCTGGGAGGAACGCCTCGGGCGGGCCGGCATCGACCGAATGACGATGGCCGCCCTCAGCATCAACTACCGCACGCCGGAGGAGGTCATGGCGGAGGCCGAGCCGGTCATCCGCGCCGAGATCCCCGACGCCAACGTCCCGACGTCCATCCGCAGCAGCGGCATCCCCGTCGTCCACGGACCGGTCGCGGACCTCGACCGGGTCCTCGGAACCTGGCTCGACGCGCACGACGACGGCGTCGCCTGCGTCATCGCCGACCAGGCCTTCCACGAGAAGTTCCGGCAGCGGTGCCAGGTCCCGTCACGCGTACGGTCCCTCACTCCGGAGCTGTCGAAGGGGCTCGAGTTCGACCTCGTCGTCCTCGTCGACCCGGAGACGTTCGGCGAGGGCGTCGAGGGCGCGGTCGACCGCTATGTCGCGATGACCCGCGCGACGCAGCGACTCGTCGTCCTCACGAGTCCCTGA
- a CDS encoding ABC transporter ATP-binding protein — protein sequence MTTPDTKRSRPGTDILRTALRRNVGAMVLGTVLMGLYQAGETAFPIALGMIVEHTMRDDRTLGALALSIGALAVIITTVSLSWRFGMRVLQKANTTEAHRWRVKVAGCGLQPVARDVDLKSGEVLTIATEDADQTADIIEVVPLLISSLVAVLVAAVALGMADYRLGLLVIVGTVAILSILSVMSKRIGSSTREQQARVARAGAKVADLISGLRPLHGFGGNHAAFRSYRAVSSEAKQQAVTVAKVNGVYAGTAQALNAVLAAAVTLTAGWLAFDGGITIGELVMAVGLAQFIMEPLKMFSEMPKYVMIARASAERMALVLTAPPVTEPGTGRPAAGGDLEIDGVCHGPLRGVKFTVAAGEFVAIAGYQPRAVADLASILAMNVPPDAYEGVVRVSGQEMADLSVEAVREHMLVNPYDGEIFAGTLRSNIDPSGTSRTISEAVEASMLTDVVALHREGLDYGVRDRGANLSGGQRQRLSLARALAADTDVLVLHNPTTAVDAVTEQLIARNVAKLRRGRTTVVITSSPAMLDAADRVLVLDDGVITAEDSHRNLLASDEAYCAAVAR from the coding sequence ATGACAACTCCTGACACGAAGCGGTCTCGCCCGGGGACCGACATCCTCCGGACCGCCCTGCGCCGCAACGTCGGCGCGATGGTCCTGGGCACCGTCCTCATGGGCCTCTACCAGGCCGGTGAGACGGCGTTCCCCATCGCGCTCGGCATGATCGTCGAGCACACGATGCGGGACGACAGGACCCTCGGCGCTCTCGCCCTCTCCATCGGCGCGCTCGCCGTGATCATCACGACGGTCTCGCTGTCGTGGCGGTTCGGGATGCGCGTCCTGCAGAAGGCCAACACGACCGAGGCTCACCGCTGGCGCGTGAAGGTCGCCGGCTGCGGGCTCCAGCCGGTGGCCAGGGACGTCGACCTCAAGTCCGGCGAGGTCCTGACCATCGCCACCGAGGACGCCGACCAGACCGCCGACATCATCGAGGTGGTGCCGCTCCTGATCAGCTCGCTGGTCGCGGTGCTCGTCGCGGCGGTCGCACTCGGCATGGCCGACTACCGGCTCGGACTCCTCGTGATCGTGGGGACCGTCGCGATCCTGTCGATCCTCAGCGTGATGTCCAAGCGGATCGGGTCCAGCACGCGCGAGCAGCAGGCCCGGGTCGCGCGGGCCGGTGCGAAGGTCGCCGACCTGATCAGCGGCCTGCGCCCGCTGCACGGCTTCGGCGGCAACCACGCGGCGTTCCGCTCCTACCGGGCCGTCAGCTCGGAGGCCAAGCAGCAGGCGGTCACCGTCGCCAAGGTCAACGGCGTGTACGCGGGCACGGCCCAGGCCCTCAACGCGGTCCTCGCGGCCGCGGTGACCCTGACGGCGGGCTGGCTGGCGTTCGACGGCGGCATCACCATCGGCGAACTCGTCATGGCCGTCGGCCTGGCGCAGTTCATCATGGAACCGCTGAAGATGTTCTCCGAGATGCCCAAGTACGTGATGATCGCGCGGGCGTCGGCCGAGCGGATGGCCCTGGTCCTCACCGCGCCGCCGGTCACGGAACCCGGGACCGGTCGCCCGGCCGCGGGCGGGGACCTGGAGATCGACGGTGTGTGCCACGGGCCGCTGCGCGGGGTGAAGTTCACGGTGGCGGCGGGCGAGTTCGTGGCCATCGCCGGGTACCAGCCGCGCGCGGTCGCCGATCTGGCGTCGATCCTGGCGATGAACGTGCCGCCGGACGCGTACGAGGGTGTGGTGCGGGTCAGCGGGCAGGAGATGGCGGACCTGTCGGTGGAGGCGGTCCGCGAGCACATGCTGGTGAACCCGTACGACGGGGAGATCTTCGCGGGCACCCTCCGCTCGAACATCGACCCTTCGGGGACCAGCCGGACGATCTCCGAGGCCGTCGAGGCGTCCATGCTCACCGACGTGGTCGCTCTGCACCGTGAAGGCCTCGACTACGGGGTGCGCGACCGGGGGGCGAACCTCTCCGGAGGACAGCGCCAGCGCCTCTCCCTGGCCCGCGCGCTCGCCGCCGACACGGACGTCCTCGTCCTGCACAATCCGACGACGGCCGTCGACGCGGTCACCGAACAGCTCATCGCGCGCAACGTCGCGAAGCTCCGCCGGGGCCGTACGACCGTCGTCATCACCAGCAGCCCGGCCATGCTGGACGCCGCCGACCGCGTCCTCGTCCTGGACGACGGCGTCATCACCGCGGAGGACAGCCACCGCAACCTGCTCGCCTCCGACGAGGCCTACTGCGCGGCGGTGGCCAGGTGA